In Pseudomonas putida, a genomic segment contains:
- a CDS encoding YqaE/Pmp3 family membrane protein, translating into MDFIRIIIAIILPPLGVFLQVGFGGAFWLNILLTLLGYIPGIVHAVYIIAKR; encoded by the coding sequence ATGGACTTCATCCGCATCATCATCGCCATCATCCTGCCGCCGCTTGGCGTGTTTCTCCAGGTGGGCTTCGGCGGGGCGTTCTGGCTGAATATCCTGCTGACCCTGCTGGGATATATTCCTGGGATCGTGCACGCGGTGTACATCATCGCCAAGCGTTGA